In the genome of Hymenobacter taeanensis, one region contains:
- a CDS encoding alpha-L-arabinofuranosidase C-terminal domain-containing protein, with protein sequence MPTSSSTRLTPLLTGLAFLGTLGLGDAFAQTTAANTLTVQVNKPGAPIQKTMYGLFFEDINFAADGGLYPELVKNKSFELDEHLLGWRGIRGAAALTTYTVSSQQPISATNNHFLRMTAATASPDAGFINEGFRGMGVKQGGEYTFSVYLRQGPGSVSGLNVILEEGRAGNGPEAGPSGKVLAQTTITGLTSAWKKYSVVLKSSGTAERARLKLTMEGAGTLDIDVVSLFPKDTYKNRENGLRTDLVQLLKDMNPGFLRFPGGCIVEGRNLTERYQWKETIGDVASRVPLVNRWNMEFKHRSTPDYYQSFGLGFFEYFQLSEDIGAEPVPILNVGMACQFNSAELAPISGVAAGGPNASSSHNHEDDDPTLETFIQDALDLIEFANGPASSPWGAKRVAMGHAAPFNLKYIGIGNEQWGPQYLERYEPFMKAVKAKYPKMNIVSSAGPSPDGELFDKATQRLRELNAEVIDEHYYAKPEWFRQNVGRYDSYPTTGSKIFAGEYAAQSVAIGSPDNKNSWDCAISEAAFMTGLERNADKVVMASYAPLFAHVDAWQWTPDMIWFDNLKAYGTPNYYVQKMYSTNPGTTMLPVQRGGNAKNGEDNLFSSATADDKTGEIIVKLVNYSTAARPVTINLQGVKKLGKTGKATILASNDLNAVNSLEQPMNVAPKDESFKVKSSNVTYTLAPNSFTVLRIPGKR encoded by the coding sequence ATGCCCACATCTTCTTCCACCCGTTTAACGCCTCTTCTTACTGGCCTAGCCTTTCTCGGCACGTTAGGTTTAGGCGATGCCTTTGCCCAAACCACGGCCGCTAACACCCTCACGGTGCAGGTAAATAAGCCTGGGGCCCCCATCCAGAAAACGATGTATGGCCTCTTCTTCGAGGACATCAACTTTGCGGCCGACGGCGGGCTCTACCCTGAACTGGTGAAGAACAAGTCGTTTGAGCTGGATGAGCACCTGCTGGGCTGGCGCGGCATTCGGGGCGCGGCGGCGCTTACTACCTACACAGTTTCGAGCCAGCAGCCCATCAGCGCCACTAACAACCATTTTCTGCGCATGACGGCCGCCACGGCCAGCCCCGACGCGGGCTTTATTAATGAAGGCTTCCGGGGCATGGGCGTGAAACAGGGCGGCGAATACACCTTCTCGGTGTATCTGCGCCAGGGTCCTGGCAGTGTGAGTGGCCTCAACGTGATTTTGGAGGAAGGTCGGGCCGGCAACGGCCCCGAAGCCGGGCCCTCGGGAAAAGTACTGGCTCAGACCACCATTACCGGTCTTACCAGTGCGTGGAAGAAGTACAGCGTAGTCCTGAAATCATCGGGTACGGCCGAGAGGGCCCGCCTGAAGCTAACCATGGAAGGCGCCGGCACCCTGGATATTGACGTGGTGTCGCTGTTCCCGAAGGATACCTATAAGAACCGCGAGAACGGCCTGCGCACCGACCTGGTGCAATTGCTGAAAGATATGAACCCTGGCTTCCTGCGCTTCCCCGGCGGCTGCATTGTGGAAGGCCGCAACCTCACGGAGCGGTATCAGTGGAAAGAAACCATCGGCGACGTGGCCAGCCGCGTGCCGCTGGTAAACCGCTGGAACATGGAGTTCAAGCACCGCTCTACCCCCGACTACTATCAGTCGTTTGGCCTGGGCTTCTTCGAGTACTTCCAGCTTTCCGAAGACATTGGCGCTGAGCCCGTACCGATTCTGAACGTAGGCATGGCCTGTCAGTTCAACTCCGCCGAGCTGGCGCCCATTTCGGGGGTAGCGGCCGGTGGCCCGAATGCCAGCTCCTCACACAACCACGAGGACGACGACCCGACGCTGGAAACCTTTATTCAGGATGCGCTGGATTTGATTGAATTTGCCAACGGCCCCGCCAGCAGCCCCTGGGGCGCGAAACGCGTTGCTATGGGGCACGCCGCGCCGTTTAACCTGAAGTACATCGGTATTGGCAACGAGCAGTGGGGGCCCCAGTACCTGGAGCGCTACGAGCCGTTTATGAAAGCCGTGAAGGCTAAGTACCCCAAGATGAACATTGTATCCAGCGCGGGCCCGAGCCCCGATGGGGAGCTGTTTGATAAGGCTACCCAGCGCCTGCGGGAGCTAAATGCTGAGGTGATTGATGAGCACTACTATGCTAAGCCCGAGTGGTTCCGCCAGAACGTGGGCCGCTACGACAGCTACCCCACCACCGGCTCCAAAATCTTCGCGGGCGAATACGCCGCCCAGAGCGTGGCCATCGGTAGCCCCGACAACAAGAACAGCTGGGACTGCGCCATCTCGGAAGCCGCCTTCATGACAGGCCTAGAGCGCAACGCCGACAAGGTGGTAATGGCTTCCTACGCCCCGCTGTTTGCCCACGTAGATGCCTGGCAGTGGACGCCGGATATGATCTGGTTTGACAACTTGAAAGCCTACGGCACGCCGAACTACTACGTGCAGAAGATGTACTCTACCAACCCTGGCACCACCATGCTGCCCGTGCAGCGCGGCGGCAACGCTAAGAATGGTGAGGACAACCTATTCAGCAGCGCCACGGCCGACGACAAAACCGGCGAAATTATTGTGAAGCTGGTAAACTACTCTACGGCTGCGCGTCCGGTTACCATTAACCTGCAGGGGGTGAAGAAGCTGGGCAAAACCGGCAAAGCCACCATACTGGCCAGCAACGACCTGAACGCCGTGAACAGCCTGGAGCAACCTATGAACGTGGCCCCCAAAGACGAGTCGTTTAAGGTGAAGTCCTCGAATGTGACCTACACACTGGCCCCGAACTCGTTCACGGTGCTGCGCATCCCGGGCAAGCGTTAA
- a CDS encoding DUF4097 family beta strand repeat-containing protein yields MNKLLYRTLLTLLALAWVRPTVAQQAGKEQLTVALSSPGKPGTLHLKLVGGSIKVEGTSGKEVVIDVANRGAGRVSGSSDEPTPGGMRRISRVNGLDVTAQEKDNHVYIKTQSWQNPVDFVIKVPRQFSLQIGTVNEGNISVQNVAGELEISNVNGSITLEDVAGSAVLNTVNGNIITNFKDITSGVPMAFSSVNGKIDVSLPAKAKADLKLKSDRGEIYSDFDLAVDNNAPKVTRTAKDGTYRVSVDSWTSGKINGGGPEFMMKTLNGNIYIRKAK; encoded by the coding sequence ATGAACAAGCTCCTCTATAGAACCCTCCTGACCCTGCTCGCTTTGGCGTGGGTCCGGCCCACGGTGGCCCAACAAGCTGGCAAAGAACAACTCACCGTGGCTCTCAGCTCGCCTGGCAAGCCTGGCACGCTTCACCTAAAACTAGTGGGTGGCTCCATCAAGGTAGAAGGCACCAGCGGCAAGGAAGTAGTGATTGACGTAGCCAACCGCGGTGCCGGGCGGGTTTCCGGCTCTTCTGATGAGCCCACTCCGGGTGGTATGCGGCGCATATCCCGGGTGAATGGCCTCGATGTGACGGCTCAGGAAAAAGACAACCACGTGTACATCAAAACGCAGTCGTGGCAGAACCCGGTTGACTTCGTGATTAAAGTACCCCGGCAGTTTTCCCTCCAGATTGGCACCGTAAACGAGGGCAACATCTCGGTGCAAAACGTGGCCGGCGAGCTGGAAATCTCCAACGTCAACGGCTCCATCACCCTCGAAGACGTAGCCGGCTCAGCCGTGCTCAACACCGTGAATGGCAACATTATCACCAACTTCAAAGACATCACCAGCGGAGTGCCCATGGCTTTCTCCAGCGTGAACGGCAAGATTGATGTGAGCTTGCCGGCCAAAGCCAAAGCCGACCTGAAACTGAAGTCAGACCGTGGCGAAATCTACAGCGACTTTGACCTGGCCGTGGACAACAACGCCCCCAAAGTAACCCGCACTGCCAAAGACGGCACCTACCGCGTGAGCGTGGACAGCTGGACCAGCGGCAAAATTAACGGCGGCGGCCCTGAGTTTATGATGAAAACCCTCAACGGCAACATCTACATCAGAAAGGCTAAGTGA
- a CDS encoding arabinan endo-1,5-alpha-L-arabinosidase, which produces MYSTLLKQFLVLALLLGHFGTSAQTTSALIPAHDPVMAQENGTYYMFCTGPGIAVWSSKDRKNWTREQPIFPAAPAWATQAVPGFKGNHIWAPDISYHNGVYSLFYSISAFGKNTSCIGLATNKTLDPKSKDFKWEDHGRVIQSVPGRDMWNAIDPNLIRDEKGTPWLSFGSFWSGIKLVKLQPDLAAPAEPQQWRTIAKRPRSPQLNDSLPGDGAIEAPFIFRKGDYYYLFTSFDFCCRGPQSTYKIMVGRSKNVKGPYVDKAGVALDQGGGTEVLAGDKNWFGLGHNSVYTFNKTDYLVFHGYDAADQGRSKLRIEKLGWDAAGWPVVQL; this is translated from the coding sequence ATGTACTCTACTCTTCTGAAGCAGTTTCTAGTGCTGGCTCTCCTGCTAGGCCACTTTGGCACATCAGCCCAAACTACTTCGGCGCTCATTCCGGCGCACGACCCGGTGATGGCCCAGGAGAACGGCACCTACTACATGTTTTGCACGGGGCCGGGCATTGCGGTGTGGTCGTCAAAGGACCGAAAGAACTGGACGCGGGAACAGCCTATTTTCCCTGCGGCGCCGGCCTGGGCTACGCAAGCGGTACCGGGCTTTAAGGGCAACCACATTTGGGCGCCCGATATCTCTTACCACAATGGGGTGTACTCGCTATTCTACTCGATTTCAGCATTCGGAAAAAACACCTCCTGCATAGGCCTGGCCACCAACAAAACCCTCGATCCCAAGTCGAAGGATTTCAAGTGGGAAGATCATGGGCGCGTAATTCAGTCGGTGCCGGGGCGTGATATGTGGAACGCCATCGACCCCAACCTGATCCGGGATGAAAAAGGCACCCCATGGCTTTCTTTCGGTTCTTTCTGGTCAGGCATAAAGCTGGTGAAGCTGCAACCTGACCTAGCGGCCCCGGCCGAGCCCCAGCAGTGGCGCACTATTGCCAAGCGCCCCCGCTCACCCCAGCTCAACGACTCCCTGCCCGGCGATGGTGCCATTGAAGCGCCGTTTATCTTCCGTAAGGGCGATTATTACTACCTGTTTACCTCTTTTGACTTCTGCTGCCGGGGCCCGCAAAGCACCTATAAGATCATGGTGGGCCGCTCTAAAAACGTGAAGGGCCCTTATGTAGATAAGGCTGGGGTAGCCTTAGACCAAGGCGGCGGAACCGAGGTACTGGCCGGCGACAAAAACTGGTTTGGACTGGGCCATAACTCCGTCTATACGTTCAACAAGACCGATTACTTAGTGTTCCATGGTTACGACGCCGCTGACCAGGGCCGCTCTAAACTGCGCATTGAAAAGCTGGGCTGGGACGCCGCGGGCTGGCCGGTGGTGCAGCTATAG
- the tkt gene encoding transketolase: MTKPNPSLAELSVNTIRLLSVDMVQAANSGHPGLPMGAAPMAYVLFSRFLRFNPQDPAWPNRDRFVLSAGHGSALLYSLLHLYGYDLSLDDLKSFRQLHSKTPGHPESNLTPGVEVTTGPLGQGFANGVGMAMAEAHLSAVYNKPGHELMDHFTYSIVSDGDLMEGIASEAASLAGHLKLGKLIYLYDDNDISLDGPTSLAYTEDALARFDAYGWHTQRVMDGNDLDGIEAAIKAAQQETERPSIISVKTIIGYGSPQEGTSKVHGSPLGPDNVKKAKEFFGFDPEATFVVPEEVRTHLAEAGQRGAQLQAEWQQKSEAYQQEFGTEWELFRASFAGELPAGWDASLPVFTPADGAMATRQASGKALTALKKSVPFLFGGSADLASSNEMPTGGDASFQPGAYEHNNIWFGVREHAMGAAMNGMAQHGGVRTYGGTFLTFSDYMRGAIRLTALAESAATFVFTHDSIGLGEDGPTHQPVEQVAALRTIPNIVVIRPADANETVEAWRIAMTTPKSPVVLILSRQKLPTLDQEKYGSAREGVAKGGYILSEAEGGKPQLILLATGSEVSLVMQAQEQLQQQGVPTRVVSLPSWELFEKQDKAYQQQVLPSDVRKRVAVEAGSPIGWHKYVTDEGTVIAMNRFGESGPGEEVMAYFGFTVENVVKQANWVLQGQPADIEKKEVLS; encoded by the coding sequence GTGACCAAGCCGAATCCTTCTCTCGCTGAATTGAGTGTCAACACCATTCGTCTGCTATCAGTAGACATGGTACAGGCCGCAAACTCAGGCCATCCGGGCCTACCCATGGGGGCCGCACCAATGGCTTACGTGCTGTTTTCACGCTTTCTACGCTTCAACCCCCAAGACCCCGCGTGGCCGAACCGCGACCGGTTTGTGCTGTCGGCAGGCCATGGCTCAGCGTTATTATATAGCCTGTTGCACCTCTACGGCTACGACTTGTCGCTGGATGACTTGAAGAGCTTCCGGCAGCTGCACTCCAAAACGCCCGGCCACCCTGAGTCGAACCTGACGCCGGGTGTGGAGGTAACCACCGGCCCGCTCGGCCAGGGCTTTGCCAACGGCGTGGGTATGGCCATGGCCGAAGCGCACCTTAGCGCCGTGTACAATAAGCCCGGCCACGAGCTGATGGACCACTTCACCTACTCTATTGTGAGTGATGGGGACCTGATGGAAGGCATTGCCTCGGAAGCCGCTTCCCTGGCGGGCCACCTCAAGCTCGGCAAGCTCATCTACCTTTACGACGACAACGATATCAGCCTCGACGGGCCCACCAGCCTGGCCTACACCGAGGATGCTCTGGCCCGTTTTGACGCTTACGGCTGGCACACCCAGCGCGTGATGGACGGCAACGACCTCGATGGCATTGAGGCCGCCATTAAAGCGGCTCAGCAGGAAACTGAGCGGCCTTCTATCATCTCCGTGAAGACCATTATCGGGTACGGCAGCCCCCAGGAAGGCACCAGCAAAGTACACGGCTCTCCCCTCGGCCCCGACAATGTCAAGAAGGCCAAGGAGTTCTTTGGCTTCGACCCCGAGGCCACGTTTGTAGTACCCGAAGAAGTGCGCACGCACCTGGCCGAAGCCGGGCAGCGCGGTGCACAGCTTCAGGCCGAGTGGCAGCAGAAATCAGAGGCGTACCAGCAGGAGTTCGGCACAGAGTGGGAACTGTTCCGGGCTTCGTTTGCGGGAGAGCTCCCCGCAGGCTGGGACGCCTCACTGCCCGTCTTCACGCCTGCCGATGGCGCCATGGCTACCCGCCAGGCTTCCGGTAAGGCACTTACCGCGCTCAAGAAAAGCGTACCCTTCCTGTTTGGGGGCTCCGCCGACCTGGCCAGCTCCAACGAGATGCCCACCGGCGGCGACGCCAGCTTCCAGCCCGGCGCCTACGAGCACAACAACATCTGGTTTGGGGTGCGCGAGCACGCCATGGGCGCGGCCATGAACGGCATGGCCCAGCACGGCGGCGTGCGCACCTACGGCGGCACCTTCCTCACCTTCTCCGACTACATGCGCGGGGCCATCCGCCTCACGGCCCTGGCCGAGTCGGCTGCCACATTCGTGTTCACCCACGACAGCATCGGTCTGGGAGAAGACGGCCCCACTCACCAGCCAGTAGAGCAGGTAGCTGCCTTGCGTACCATCCCGAATATCGTGGTGATTCGCCCCGCCGATGCCAACGAAACGGTGGAAGCCTGGCGCATTGCTATGACCACGCCGAAGTCGCCGGTGGTGCTGATTCTGTCGCGCCAGAAGCTGCCGACGCTTGATCAGGAGAAGTACGGCTCGGCCCGCGAAGGTGTGGCCAAGGGTGGCTACATCCTCAGCGAAGCCGAAGGCGGCAAGCCCCAGCTGATTCTGCTAGCCACCGGCTCGGAAGTATCCTTGGTGATGCAGGCCCAGGAGCAACTCCAGCAACAAGGCGTGCCAACCCGCGTGGTAAGCCTACCCTCCTGGGAGCTGTTTGAGAAGCAGGACAAGGCCTACCAGCAGCAGGTGCTTCCCTCCGACGTGCGCAAGCGCGTGGCTGTGGAAGCTGGCTCGCCCATCGGCTGGCACAAGTACGTGACTGACGAAGGCACCGTCATTGCCATGAACCGCTTCGGCGAGTCGGGCCCGGGGGAGGAGGTAATGGCGTACTTCGGCTTCACGGTAGAGAACGTGGTAAAGCAGGCTAACTGGGTGCTGCAAGGCCAACCCGCCGACATCGAGAAGAAAGAAGTTCTTTCCTAA
- a CDS encoding HEAT repeat domain-containing protein, translating to MEAKLNCEGVQVELMDWLAGTLPAAQHQAVEAHLTQCPGCQQELATVQALWTTMGELPVPATSEQMRPRFYSMLAEFQVEEQRKQRWSVSGLLERVREWWQPAYAVRLAYSLALLIVGLVAGYGLKGRPETSELAVQQPATTMPAATEDDVHQTNVLALLNNPSAVQRLRAVSYAEEVAPSNERVVAALLSTLNQDPNVNVRLASLEVLSGLSQDPMVRQGLVRSLPLQESPLVQSALADVMVRLQERRSVRPLRKLLQQDNLNEQVKDKIEQSIESLSDGQAPQPSTPSTYHETPPTTQPDLGSTVAA from the coding sequence ATGGAAGCAAAGTTGAACTGTGAGGGCGTGCAAGTGGAGCTGATGGATTGGTTGGCGGGCACCTTACCAGCCGCCCAGCACCAAGCCGTAGAAGCCCACTTAACCCAATGCCCGGGTTGCCAGCAGGAGCTGGCCACTGTGCAGGCCCTCTGGACCACTATGGGCGAGTTGCCCGTGCCCGCAACCAGTGAGCAGATGCGCCCGCGCTTCTACTCTATGCTGGCCGAGTTTCAGGTGGAGGAGCAACGCAAGCAACGGTGGTCGGTGAGTGGCCTACTGGAGCGGGTGCGCGAGTGGTGGCAACCAGCCTATGCCGTACGCCTGGCCTACAGCCTTGCCTTACTCATTGTAGGCCTAGTGGCAGGCTACGGATTGAAAGGCCGCCCGGAGACGTCCGAGCTGGCCGTGCAGCAACCCGCCACCACTATGCCCGCCGCCACAGAGGACGATGTGCACCAGACCAACGTGCTGGCGCTGCTGAACAACCCCTCGGCGGTGCAGCGCCTGCGGGCCGTGAGCTACGCCGAAGAGGTGGCGCCCAGCAATGAGCGGGTGGTAGCGGCCCTACTCAGCACCCTCAATCAAGACCCCAACGTGAACGTGCGCCTCGCTTCGCTGGAGGTACTAAGTGGGCTCTCCCAAGACCCCATGGTGCGCCAGGGCCTCGTTCGTTCCCTTCCTCTGCAGGAGTCGCCCCTGGTGCAATCGGCTCTGGCCGATGTGATGGTGCGCCTGCAGGAGCGCCGCTCGGTGCGCCCTCTTCGCAAGTTGCTCCAGCAGGACAACCTGAATGAGCAGGTGAAAGACAAAATCGAGCAAAGCATTGAGTCCTTGTCAGATGGCCAGGCTCCCCAACCTTCTACTCCCTCAACCTATCATGAAACGCCCCCTACTACTCAGCCTGATCTGGGCTCTACTGTGGCTGCCTAG
- a CDS encoding RNA polymerase sigma factor: MNSLTDNSLMLQVKAGQVDKMGLLFERYHRPLFAFFYHSNGNATVSEDLVQNVFYRMLKYRHTFTGEGEFRTWMYHLARNVLADAAKKDKPSLHHKDVADLAEKIAGGTPADGSLQKSQDVELLHRAMARLSPDQREVLVLSRFQELKYEQIAQLLDTTVGAVKVRAHRALCQLKDIYLKLENGSKVEL, from the coding sequence TTGAACTCGCTCACTGATAATTCGCTCATGCTGCAAGTGAAGGCCGGCCAGGTTGATAAAATGGGCCTGCTGTTCGAGCGTTACCATAGGCCGCTGTTTGCGTTTTTCTACCACTCCAACGGTAACGCCACGGTCAGTGAGGATCTGGTGCAGAATGTATTCTACCGGATGCTGAAATACCGCCACACCTTCACGGGTGAGGGCGAGTTCAGAACCTGGATGTACCACTTGGCGCGCAACGTGCTAGCCGACGCCGCCAAGAAAGACAAACCCTCGCTCCACCACAAAGACGTGGCTGACTTAGCCGAGAAGATTGCCGGCGGTACCCCCGCCGATGGCAGTTTGCAGAAGTCGCAGGATGTGGAGCTGCTCCACCGGGCCATGGCTCGGCTAAGCCCCGACCAACGGGAAGTGCTCGTGCTGAGCCGCTTTCAGGAGCTGAAATACGAGCAGATAGCGCAGCTGCTCGACACCACGGTAGGAGCCGTAAAGGTGCGCGCGCACCGGGCCCTCTGCCAACTCAAGGATATTTATTTGAAACTGGAAAATGGAAGCAAAGTTGAACTGTGA
- a CDS encoding MFS transporter yields MAEITPAQRRVAVSALFFVAGLCFASWASRIPDIRLKLGLSEGELGQLLLALPVGSMLALPVAGWLVHNHGSRAVVLLATCLYALFLPLLGWAPGFWSLAGSLVLFGFAGNLLNISVNTQAIGVQQAYGKPIMASFHGLWSLAGFLGGALGTLFIRWQQPPLWHFLLVMVLGLLLTVLAHQRTLPQDTGAEAGGPSLRRPEPYLLRIGLIAFCGMLCEGCMFDWSGVYFQKVVRPDATLVTAGYVACMSTMALGRFISDYFTHRLGTNLMLQISSALITVGLVTAVVWPAFVPSVVGFLLVGFGIASVTPLAYSAAGQSTTVSPGVALAMVSTIGYFGFLLGPPLIGFVAEISSLRVSFALVAGLGAAIGVLAALPSPTRKPAKQLA; encoded by the coding sequence ATGGCTGAAATTACGCCTGCTCAGCGGCGCGTTGCCGTAAGCGCTTTGTTCTTTGTGGCGGGGCTGTGCTTTGCCTCCTGGGCTTCCCGCATCCCCGACATCCGCCTAAAACTTGGGCTCAGTGAAGGTGAGCTAGGCCAGTTACTGCTGGCCTTACCGGTGGGTTCTATGCTGGCGTTGCCGGTGGCGGGCTGGCTAGTGCACAACCACGGCAGCCGGGCGGTGGTCTTGCTTGCTACTTGCCTGTATGCTTTATTTCTGCCCCTGCTGGGGTGGGCACCGGGCTTCTGGAGCTTGGCGGGCAGCCTCGTGCTGTTTGGCTTTGCCGGCAACCTGCTTAACATCTCCGTCAATACGCAAGCAATAGGCGTGCAACAGGCCTACGGGAAACCCATCATGGCCTCTTTCCACGGGCTTTGGAGCTTGGCGGGCTTTCTGGGTGGAGCCCTAGGCACCTTATTTATTCGGTGGCAACAGCCACCCCTCTGGCACTTTCTGCTGGTGATGGTTCTAGGCCTGTTGCTGACGGTGCTGGCCCATCAACGCACCCTTCCGCAAGATACCGGCGCAGAGGCTGGCGGCCCCAGCCTGCGCCGCCCCGAACCGTACCTGCTGCGTATCGGGCTGATTGCGTTTTGCGGGATGCTCTGCGAGGGCTGCATGTTCGACTGGAGCGGCGTGTACTTCCAGAAAGTAGTGCGCCCCGATGCTACGCTGGTTACGGCCGGCTACGTGGCGTGCATGAGCACCATGGCCCTTGGCCGCTTCATCTCCGATTATTTCACTCACCGTCTCGGTACCAACCTCATGCTGCAGATCAGCAGCGCCCTCATCACCGTAGGCCTGGTCACGGCTGTGGTGTGGCCGGCGTTTGTGCCATCGGTGGTGGGGTTTCTGCTGGTGGGGTTTGGCATTGCCTCGGTTACGCCCCTGGCCTACAGCGCCGCCGGGCAATCCACTACCGTGTCGCCGGGCGTGGCATTGGCGATGGTATCTACCATCGGGTACTTCGGGTTTCTGCTGGGCCCACCTCTTATTGGCTTTGTGGCCGAGATATCGAGCCTGCGGGTGTCATTTGCACTGGTAGCTGGCCTGGGCGCGGCTATTGGGGTGCTGGCCGCATTGCCTTCTCCTACCCGGAAGCCAGCTAAACAACTGGCTTAG
- a CDS encoding glycoside hydrolase family 43 protein, which translates to MKLSLRPGMRALLTGLALAILTPTLAPTTALGQALPEPVAGNPIIKDKYTADPAAMVYKGTVYLYTGHDEAPARQERYVMNDWLCYSSTDMVNWKEHPSPLSVKAFSWAKGDAWASQVIERNGKFYWYVAVEHGSIPGKSIGVAVSDSPTGPFKDARGSAIITNNMTESPISWDDIDPTVFIDDKGQAYLYWGNTNCYWAKLKSNMTELDGPINKVTTLPKFTEAPWIHKHNGWYYLSYAYQFPEKIAYAMSRSIEGPWEFKGILNEVAGNSNTNHQAIIDFKGQSYFIYHNGSIPTDGGSFRRSVCIDQLYYNKDGTMKRVVMTTEGVKPAK; encoded by the coding sequence ATGAAACTCTCTCTGCGGCCAGGTATGCGCGCCCTGCTGACTGGCCTGGCACTAGCAATTCTCACTCCTACCCTGGCGCCCACTACGGCGCTGGGGCAGGCCCTGCCGGAGCCCGTGGCGGGCAACCCCATCATCAAAGACAAGTACACCGCCGACCCAGCCGCTATGGTATATAAGGGCACAGTGTACTTATACACCGGCCACGATGAGGCCCCCGCCCGCCAGGAGCGCTACGTGATGAACGACTGGCTCTGCTACTCCTCCACCGATATGGTGAACTGGAAGGAGCACCCCTCCCCCCTGAGCGTGAAGGCGTTTTCCTGGGCGAAGGGAGATGCCTGGGCCTCGCAGGTGATTGAGCGCAACGGCAAGTTCTACTGGTACGTGGCCGTAGAGCATGGCTCAATACCGGGCAAGTCCATTGGGGTGGCCGTATCAGATAGTCCCACGGGGCCGTTCAAGGATGCGCGCGGCTCGGCCATCATCACCAACAACATGACGGAGAGCCCTATCTCCTGGGACGACATTGACCCGACTGTTTTTATCGACGACAAGGGACAGGCCTACCTGTACTGGGGCAACACCAACTGCTATTGGGCCAAGCTGAAGTCGAACATGACGGAGCTGGACGGCCCCATCAACAAGGTGACCACCCTGCCCAAGTTCACGGAAGCGCCCTGGATTCATAAGCACAACGGCTGGTACTACCTCAGCTACGCTTACCAGTTCCCCGAGAAGATTGCCTACGCCATGAGCCGCAGCATTGAGGGCCCCTGGGAATTCAAGGGCATTCTGAACGAGGTAGCCGGTAACTCCAACACCAACCACCAGGCTATTATCGACTTCAAAGGCCAGTCGTACTTCATCTACCACAACGGCAGCATCCCCACCGATGGCGGCAGCTTCCGCCGCTCCGTCTGCATCGACCAGTTGTACTACAACAAGGATGGCACGATGAAGCGCGTAGTCATGACCACCGAAGGCGTGAAGCCCGCCAAGTAG
- a CDS encoding DUF4097 family beta strand repeat-containing protein: MKRPLLLSLIWALLWLPSCSLKAQNREATEKINKEFTLTGSAGSSTLALYNIFGSVTVQGYSGKTVVVEITKTIKAPSAELLEQGKKEAQPGFEQHGDSVLLYVAGPQDSRPNRDRQQNGRFKDSWNNTNERPHYSYQFDFVVKVPAGMEVRASTVNGGKMLVQDVTGPLQARNVNGPVTINNAQQATLAHTVNGDVNVTYAVAPTKAASYHTINGNILVSYPANVSGDLYFKSMHGEMFTDFPKAEVLPARVTQNQQRDGQSIKYKLSKETAVRLGKGGPDFRFETLNGNVTIKQQTR; this comes from the coding sequence ATGAAACGCCCCCTACTACTCAGCCTGATCTGGGCTCTACTGTGGCTGCCTAGCTGCTCTCTGAAAGCCCAGAACCGCGAGGCCACGGAGAAAATCAACAAAGAATTTACCCTCACGGGCAGTGCCGGTAGCAGCACGCTGGCCCTCTACAACATCTTCGGCTCCGTGACGGTGCAGGGCTACAGCGGCAAGACCGTGGTAGTGGAAATCACGAAGACCATTAAAGCGCCTAGCGCCGAGTTGCTGGAACAGGGCAAGAAAGAAGCCCAGCCCGGTTTTGAGCAGCACGGCGACAGTGTGCTGCTGTACGTAGCCGGCCCTCAGGACTCCCGCCCCAACCGCGACCGACAGCAGAACGGCCGCTTTAAGGATAGCTGGAACAATACTAATGAGCGCCCGCACTACTCCTACCAGTTTGATTTTGTGGTGAAAGTACCGGCCGGTATGGAAGTGCGCGCTTCTACGGTGAACGGGGGTAAAATGCTGGTGCAGGATGTAACCGGCCCGCTACAGGCCCGCAATGTGAATGGCCCGGTCACGATTAACAATGCCCAGCAGGCCACCCTGGCGCACACCGTAAATGGTGATGTAAACGTCACGTACGCCGTGGCCCCCACCAAAGCAGCTTCCTACCACACCATCAATGGCAACATTCTAGTGAGCTACCCCGCCAACGTATCCGGCGACCTGTACTTCAAGAGCATGCACGGGGAGATGTTCACCGACTTCCCCAAGGCCGAGGTACTGCCAGCGCGCGTGACGCAAAACCAGCAGCGCGATGGACAGAGCATCAAATACAAACTCAGCAAAGAGACGGCCGTGCGGCTGGGTAAGGGCGGCCCCGATTTCCGCTTCGAAACCCTCAACGGCAACGTCACTATTAAACAGCAAACCCGATGA